GATCGCTCGGCATGCTGCTCGCGGTGGCCCTGCGGGCGGTCGCGCTGCCGATCGGGCTCGGCCTGGTCTGGCTGCTGGCCGTGCAGAACCTGCTGAGCAGCATCGCGGCCCCGCTGCTGGACTGGATCGCCGATGTGCAGCGGGTGCTGCCCGGTCCGAACGTCGGCGCGCTGGTGGCCGGGCTCGGCGCACCGGCCGGAACCCCCGGGGTGGAGGCCATCGTCGGCGCGGGCCAGGCCGCGGCCGTGGTCGCCGGGTACTTGCTGGTCTGCTGTGCCGCGGGTGGCTGGCTGCTCGCCCGCCGGGACATCACCTAGCAAGCACGCGCACCGGCCGGACCCGGCGGCCCCACCGCGGGGAGCGCCGGGCCCGGCCGGTGGCCGGGTCGTCAGGAACGGGTCAGGGCCACGCCGTAGTGGTTGGCGGCGTCGACCACCGGCTGGTAGTAGGAGTAGTAGCCGGTGGCGTTGTCACCCTCGTTGAACCCGCATTCCGAGCCGATCGGGCCGCCGGAGGTCATGCCCTGGGCGGTGTTGCCCGCGATGTAGGCGCCGCCGCTGTCCCCGCCCTCGGTGCAGACGGTGGACCTGGCAAGGCCGCGGGTCGTGACGCTCTCGCCGCTGTAGCGGACACTCTGGTTGTAGTGCGTGATCTCGCCGCAGGTCCAGCCGGTGGTGTTGCCTGCCTTGCACAGGTGCGTGCCGATCGGCGCCTTCGAGCTTCCGGTGACGGCGACGGTCCGGCCGGTCCTGGTGTCCACGTAGCCGCGGCCGGTGTCCTCGGAGTCGATGTCCATCAGGCCCATGTCGGTGCTGGGGAACTCGCTCGCGACACCCTGGCCGAGGTGGTTACCCGCGGCGTCGTAGATGTCCGGGTTGCCGGAGACGCAGTGTCCCGCGGTGAGCATCACGTTGTTACCGTCCGAAGTGGTGCCGGGAAAACCGAGCGTGCAGTTCGTGCCGGGAACGAGATCCATGATCTGGCCGGGGATCACGTCGGCGGTGGGCGTGTTCTGCGGCCCGGTGTGGACGCTCACCCCCGGCACGGCGTCCAGCCGCTCGATCAGGCCCGCGCTGGCCCCCGGCTGGACCGTGACGGTCACCGTGTCGGACACCAGGTCGGGTCCCCAGGAGCGGACCTGGTCGAGGTCGGCGCCGATCACCGACTCCAGCGAGTCACTGATCGCGTTCAGCCGCTGGGCACCCCGCACACCGGTGCGCGCCTTCAGCCCTTCGGCGCCGACAGCGCGGGCCGAGGCGGTGTCCGCGACGTTCACCACGAGTGAGCCCGCGGAGTCGAAGAACGCTCCGTCGGTCGCGACCCCGCGTTGCCGGACCTCGGCCAGCGCGGCGGTCAGCGCGCGCTCACGGTTCAGGGTGTCGGCGGCCTGCTCGGTGCTGACATCCAGGTGGTCAGCTAGGGCACGCAGCATCGCCGGGTCGTACGAAGGGGTTTCCGGGGCGGCGGCCGCCGAGGGGCTGAACAGCGCCGCGCCGAGTACGGCACTCACCATCGCGACAGCGACAGGACCGGTTTTCCTCATGAGTTCCACTTTCGATAGCAGGGGCGTGGAAAGGCGCAATGACACGGAAACGGCCCGGTAATGAAATGCTCCCGCTGGCGGGCCGATCCCGCGCCTACTACGCCCGATTCGTCCGTCCGTCCTTTTCGGCCGGACGATTCATGAGGTTAAAAATTCCGATCCGGTCGGCAGTACCAACGAAAGTCTTGTCAGACCATGTCCAGACTTTCGTCGGGTATTTCCGGCTCAGCCGTCATACCGGGAGGACCCGGCGGCTCGGCTGAGCCGTCAGCCCGCCCGGGTAGGGTTGTTGCCCTGTTCGTGTTGCCGTTGCTCGGCCATGGCGTGTGCGCCGAGCAGGGCGGCGACCGCCAGCAGCGCGATACCGCCGCCGATGCACAGTGGCACGCTCAGCCCGATACCGCTAAGGCTCGGACCGTCCAGCACGATCGCAAGCAGGAAGAGCACGGCGGCGAACACACCACATACCGTGGCATGCAGCCAATCCACATCGGGGCGGTCGTTCACCGCGAACTGCCCGGAAGGCACGCCAACCATGTTCCAACCTCCTGATCGACGGTTGTCACAGCGTGGATATCCCGATGACCTCAGTGTCCGCCGCTCGCGGGCCCGCGCGCAACATGACACTGCGCCAGCCCTCAAGTCCCAGCCCCTGGCGGTGGAGGAGGTTGCGTCTGGGTCTTCGCTCGGGGTCCAGGAACGTGGGTGGGATGAGTTCGGGTAGTCCGTTGCGTATGCGCATTGACCAGTCGGTGTGGTGGATGAGGTTGTGGTGGTACCAGCACAGCAGGGTGAGGTTGTGTAGGGCGGTGGGTCCTCCGAGGGCCCATGGGGTGACGTGGTGGGCGTGGCATGGTTTGGGTTTTCTGCGGCAGCCGGGGAAGGTGCATCCGCGGTCGCGCAGGATCAAGGCTCTGCGGATGGCCAGGGGTACGGTGCGGGTGCGTTGTCCGATGTCGAGGATCTCGCCTCGCCCGCCCAGGACGGCGGGCACGACGTAGGAGTCGCAGGCCATCCGCCGGATTTGGGCGGCGGAGTAGGACTCCTGTCCGTGTAGTAGCCCGTATCCGGTGCCGTGTTTGAGGTCGTCGAGGGTGATGGTCACCATGACGGTGAAGGGTTCGCCCGCTTCGGTGGGTCCTTCTTCGGGGCATCCGGCTGCCACGCGCAGCACGTCGGCGAACGCGTCCCCTTGCCGCTGGAACTTGCTGCGCCGGTCCGGTTCGTCTGTGGTGCTGGCGGGTTTGGCGCGGGGTTCGATCAGCCCGGTCAGTACCGCGGCGGTTTCGGCGTCCAGCTCGAAGGTGCCGCGGAGTCGTCCGCCGCGGGTTTCGCGCCAGTCCAGGGAGCGTTCCGGCCGGGCCAGTTCCTCCTCGCTCGGTGGGTTCCCGTCCTGGTCCAGCCGCGCCAGAATCTCTTTACCCAGGGCGGTGACGGTGTGGGGTTCGTACTCCCGCGCCGCCTTGGTCAGCAGCGCCTCGGCATGCTCCCGATCCGGCAGGCTGACCGGCTGCGGGAAGCGGGCGATGGTGGCGCGGATGGTCTCGATGTGCTCCGGCCCGATCACGCCCTCGGCCGCGGCGGCACCGACCTCGGGCAGGTCGGGCTCCAAGGGTATCCCACCCGGGCCGTAGCGCCGCACCACCGCCCGCGCATGGGCCACGCGCTGGCGGGCGTCGTAGGCGTTGAGCCGCAGGATCTCCCGGGTCAACGTCGGCAGGTCGCGGTAGCCCTGCTGGCTGGCTGTGTCGCGGCCGTCGAGTTCGGCCAGGACCGCCAGCTCCCGGGCGTACAGAGCTCGCCGCTGCTGTTCGAGGTCGCCCAGCGCGGTCAGGAGTTCCTCCTCGCTCATGCGGGAGGTGTCGATGCCGAAGGTCCTGGTCACAACCCCAGACTACCGCGATATCGACCACATGTTCGATACACGATCAGGTGATACGAGGTGGGCCGGACCCGTTTCGGCGTCGGCATGCCGTGGGTACTCCTGAGTTCGTGAGCAGACTGAGCTTTGCCGCTGTCTCGCTGTGCTGCGCGGCCGTGACCCTGGTCGGCTGCACCGGTGAGCCCGGCGAGAACGCGGCGGGAGACCCGGGGACCCAGCAGAACACCGCACCCGCGCAGGGTGAAGGGATCGGTGCGAGCTATGCCAATGTCGTGGAGCAGGTGGCGCCGTCGGTGGTGACGGTGCGCACCGAGCGGGGCGTCGGCAGTGGCGTGGTGTTCCGCGAGGATGTGGTGCTGACCAACCGGCATGTGGTGGCGGGCCGTTCCAGCGTGCGCATCGGGTTCGCGGACGGTACCGAGTCCGCGGGCGAGGTGCTGGCCACGGACCGGATCACCGACCTCGCCGTGATCCGTACCGAGCGGGCCGGGCTGCCGGTCGCCAAGTTCCGGACCGAACTGCCCCGGCCCGGCGACCGGGTACTCGCCCTTGGCAGCCCGCTCGGCCTGCAGAACACCGTGACCGCGGGCATCGTGTCCGGGCTGCACCGGGAGGTTCCCGGTGCGTCGAGCCGTACGCACGCGCTGGTGGACCTGATCCAGACCGACGCCCCGATCTCCCCTGGCAACTCCGGCGGCGCGCTCGTGGACGTCCAGGGCAGGGTGATCGGCATCAACGAGGCGTACCTGCCGCCGGAGAGCGGTGCGGTGTCCATCGGATTCGCCATCCCCTCGGCCACCGCCCAGGAGGTGGCCAAGCAGTTGCTGGCCGACGGCACGGCCGAGCATCCCTACCTCGGCGTGTCGCTGGCGCAGCTCACGCCCTCGATCCGGGAACAGCTCGGCGTACAGGTCGAGCAGGGCGCGCTGGTGCAGCGGGTCGAGGAGGGTGGTCCGGCCGCCAAGGCGGGACTGCGCACCGGCGACGTGATCGTCCAGTTCGGCGACACCAAGGTGGCCGCCGTGGAAGACGTGCTCGGCGCCCTGCGCGGTACGGAACCGGGCCAGCAGGTGACCCTCACCGTGGCCAGGGGCTCCGAGCGCCAGCAGATCGAGGTAACCGTCGGCACCCGGTCCGGCTGATCGCATCAGGTCGGCGCGGACACGAACCGGGCACCGGACACGTTCGTCACCTCGATCGCGGTGACCTCGGAGGGCCGCACGATCGCCGAGCCGTCCAGGGTGGTGCCCTCCGCGGCGCCCTTAGCGGACACCACCCAGCTGCCCGCGATCCGGCGCTTGCCCTCCTTGTCCACCACCAGCAGCAGGCACTTCTCGCCGGCCGGGATGCCGCTGACCGAGGCGTTCACCCGCACCCAGCCTGCCGCTGGCGTCACCCTGGCGGTCATCCGGGCGCCGGTCTCCGGATCGGTCCCGGAGACCACCTGGGTACCTTCCGGCAGCGCGGTACCGGTCACCGATGGCGGCTGGGCCACATTCGTCGTGCCCGTCGAGTTCTGCCCGACCAGGAAACCCACCGCCAGCACGAGGCCCACCACGATCGCCGCGGCGACGCCGGTGAGCAGCCTGCCGCGGGTCCGGCCCGCCACCGCCTCCCTGCGGACCTGCCGCAGGGTGCGGCCCAGCACCAGTTCACTGCTCTCCGGCGGGCCGTGCAACAGAGCCTCCGCCGGGAGCTCGCCCATCATCTCTCGTACCTCCATGAGCCCTTCGAGCTCGGCGCGGCAGGTCGGGCAGCTCGCGAGGTGCTGCTGGACGGCCCGCGCCTCGGCCTCGTCGAGCGTGCCGAGCGCGTACGCCCCGAGTAGCGGTGCCTGGTGTCCCTGGCCGGTCATGCCGGTACTCCTTCCCACGCCGCCCGCCGATCGGCAAGCGCCGCCCGCAGCGCCCGCAACGCATGATGCGAGCGGGACTTGACCGTTCCCTGCGGAATGCCGAGGATCCGCGCGGCCTCGGCCACGCTGCGGTCGTGGAAGTAGATCTCGAGCAACACGGTCCGATGGTCGTCGGAGAGTTTCTCGATGGCGCCGAGCACGCTCATCGAGTCCACCACCGTCTGCGCGTGATCCCCGTGCACCGGGGTCGTCGCGGGGGACTCGGCGACCTCGGTTGGCCGCGCCGCCCGCGCCCGTGCCCTGTCGATCACCAGGTTCCTGGCCACGGTGAACAGCCAACCGCGGATCGAGCCCTCGGTCGAGGCGAGTGACTCCGCATTGCGCCAGGCCCGCATGAGCGTCTCCTGCAACACGTCCTCCGCGGCCGCGCGGTCACCGGTCAGCCGGACCGCGTACGCCAGCAGCGCCTTGCCGTGTTCCTCGTAGAGCGAGCGGACCAGCGCCTCGTCCCTCGACGCCGCCCTGCGGGCAAACAGCCTCGCCATGCCGACTCCCTGGTTGGCCACGCCGCCGTTTCCGGCGGTCGTTGCTGACACGGAGCACGGGGTGGCCGCGGTTCAAATCTCGCCAGGGCACACCGGGAAGCGCAGGTCAGCTCGTGGTCTCGGCCAGCCTGCCGGCGAGGTAACGGCGTTCGGCCTCGGTACCGGCGAGTTCGATGGCCTCCCGGTAGGCGTCCGCGGCCTCCGCCGCCCTGCCGAGCCTGCGGAGCAGATCGGCCCGGGTGGCCGGGAGCAGGTGGTACCCGGCCAGTTCCCCCGCGTTCGCCAGGCGTTCCACCAGCTCCAGCCCGGCTTCCGGGTGGTACATCCCGACGGCGACGGCCCGGTTCAGCTCGACCACGGGGGAGGGCGCCTCCCTGGCGAGCCGGTCGTAGAGCCCGGCGATCTGCGGCCAGTCGGTGTCCGCGGCGGTTTTCGCGGTGGCATGGCAGGCCGCGATCGCGGCCTGGATCTGGTACGGCCCGGCGCGCCCCCGCTGCAAGGCGAGGTCCAGCAGGGCCACCCCCTCGTCGATCTTCTCGGTGTCCCACTGATCACGCCGCTGTTCCTCCAGCGGGATCAGCTCACCTCCGGCACCGACCCTGGTGGCCCGGCGGGCATCGTGCAGCAGCATCAGGGCGAGCAGGCCGCTCGCCTCCGGCTCCGCCGGCATCAGCTCGGCGAGCAGGCGGGCCAGCCGGATCGCCTCGGCGCAGAGGTTCTGCCGGACCAGGTCGGTCCCGGCCGTGGCCGTGTACCCCTCGTTGAACAGCAGGTACAGCACGCCGAGCACGGCCGCCGTCCGGTCGGCCAGCAGGTGGGCCGGCGGCACCCGGTAGGGGATGCCCGCATGCTGGATCTTGCGCTTGGCCCTGGTCAGGCGTTTGGACATGGTCGCCTCGCTGACCAGGAAGGCACGTGCGATCTCGGCCGTGGTCAGCCCGGCCAGGGTGCGCAGGGTGAGTGCGACCCTGGCTTCGAACGCGAGTGCCGGATGGCAGCAGGTGAACATCAGGCGCAGCCGATCGTCCGGCACACCGCTGTGCGCCTCCTCCTCAGCCTCCGACGGCTGGGGATCGGCCAGCAGCGCCGCCTCCCGCAGCTTGGCCTCGCCCACCGCCTCGCGGCGCAGCCGGTCGGTCGCCCTGTTCCGGGCCACGGTGGTGATCCACGCACCCGGACTGCGCGGCACGCCTTCCTCCGGCCAGCGCCGCAGCGCCTGCGCGAAGGCCTCCTGCGCGCATTCCTCGGCGAGGTCCCAGTCGCCGGTCGTCCGGATCAGCGTCGCCACGACCTGCCCCCATTCCTGGCGGAACGTCGCCGCGACGGCCTGCTCGATCTTGCTTGTCACCGTCGGTGCATCGCTCCCTTCCCGCCGTCCACAGTGGCGCTGCGAGCAGCGTACGCCCGACCGGTGACAAGAAAGGGCGCGTCGCCGGGGACAGACGGTTTGTCAGTAGGACACGCCGACCTCCGCCCGTACCGCCGCCGGTTCGGCCGCCAGCGCGAGCATGGCGTGTGCCAGGTCAGCGCGGGAAAGGGTGTGCCCGCCCGGCACGTTCCCGCCGATCCGCTGCCGGTAGCGCCCGGTGTGCGGGCGGTCCAGCAGCCGGGGCGGGCGCACGATCGTCCACTCCGCCTCGCTGCGGCGTAGCTCCTCCTCCATCCGGCCAAGGTCGGCGTAGGCATCCCGGAATACCCTGCGTACCAACGGGACGAGCAGCACCTTGCCGAGCAGGGGCTCCGCAGCGGGAGTCGGGCCGACCGGCACCGCGCTCACCACCACCAGCCTGCGGGTGCCTGCCTCCGGTAGCGCGCGCAGGATCGACCGCACCGCCGTGCTGGCGATATCGCCCCGCCGCCTGCTCGCCGCCAGCGCGGAGAACACCGCCTCCGCGCCCTCCAGCGCGGGCCGTAGCGCATCCGGATCGGTCACCTCCGCGGTCAGCACCGTGAGGGCCGCGTGCCGGACCGGCAGCCGGGCGGGATCCCGTACCACCGCCGTCACCTCGTGCCCTGCCGCCAGCGCCTGCCGGACCAGTTGCGTTCCAGTGCCACCGGATGCCCCGAACACCGTGAGTCTCATCAGGGTCCCTTCCTGGTTGGTGCGTGTTCACCCGGCACGATATCCTGGTGGGTAAGTACTCACTCACCGGAGGACTCCGATGTCATCGCAGCAGGCGCGGCCGACCCGGCAACGCATCCTGGACGCCGCGGAGCAGCTGATGCGCAACGTCGGGCTGGCCAAGGTGACCACCAAGGAGATCGCCCAGGCGGCCGTATGTTCCGAGGCCGCCCTTTACAAGCACTTCGTCAGCAAGGAAGAGCTGTTCGTGGTGGTGCTACAGGAGCGGCTGCCCCCGGTCGGCACCTTGCTTGCCGAGCTCACCGCGGATCCCGGCGGTAGGTCCACAGTGGAGTGTCTGGTGGACGTCGCTCGTGAGGTCACGGAGTTCTACGCCTCGACCGTGCCGAT
The sequence above is drawn from the Amycolatopsis aidingensis genome and encodes:
- a CDS encoding sigma-70 family RNA polymerase sigma factor — its product is MARLFARRAASRDEALVRSLYEEHGKALLAYAVRLTGDRAAAEDVLQETLMRAWRNAESLASTEGSIRGWLFTVARNLVIDRARARAARPTEVAESPATTPVHGDHAQTVVDSMSVLGAIEKLSDDHRTVLLEIYFHDRSVAEAARILGIPQGTVKSRSHHALRALRAALADRRAAWEGVPA
- a CDS encoding NAD(P)-dependent oxidoreductase, producing the protein MRLTVFGASGGTGTQLVRQALAAGHEVTAVVRDPARLPVRHAALTVLTAEVTDPDALRPALEGAEAVFSALAASRRRGDIASTAVRSILRALPEAGTRRLVVVSAVPVGPTPAAEPLLGKVLLVPLVRRVFRDAYADLGRMEEELRRSEAEWTIVRPPRLLDRPHTGRYRQRIGGNVPGGHTLSRADLAHAMLALAAEPAAVRAEVGVSY
- a CDS encoding RNA polymerase sigma factor; translated protein: MTSKIEQAVAATFRQEWGQVVATLIRTTGDWDLAEECAQEAFAQALRRWPEEGVPRSPGAWITTVARNRATDRLRREAVGEAKLREAALLADPQPSEAEEEAHSGVPDDRLRLMFTCCHPALAFEARVALTLRTLAGLTTAEIARAFLVSEATMSKRLTRAKRKIQHAGIPYRVPPAHLLADRTAAVLGVLYLLFNEGYTATAGTDLVRQNLCAEAIRLARLLAELMPAEPEASGLLALMLLHDARRATRVGAGGELIPLEEQRRDQWDTEKIDEGVALLDLALQRGRAGPYQIQAAIAACHATAKTAADTDWPQIAGLYDRLAREAPSPVVELNRAVAVGMYHPEAGLELVERLANAGELAGYHLLPATRADLLRRLGRAAEAADAYREAIELAGTEAERRYLAGRLAETTS
- a CDS encoding zf-HC2 domain-containing protein; this encodes MTGQGHQAPLLGAYALGTLDEAEARAVQQHLASCPTCRAELEGLMEVREMMGELPAEALLHGPPESSELVLGRTLRQVRREAVAGRTRGRLLTGVAAAIVVGLVLAVGFLVGQNSTGTTNVAQPPSVTGTALPEGTQVVSGTDPETGARMTARVTPAAGWVRVNASVSGIPAGEKCLLLVVDKEGKRRIAGSWVVSAKGAAEGTTLDGSAIVRPSEVTAIEVTNVSGARFVSAPT
- a CDS encoding S1 family peptidase, translating into MRKTGPVAVAMVSAVLGAALFSPSAAAAPETPSYDPAMLRALADHLDVSTEQAADTLNRERALTAALAEVRQRGVATDGAFFDSAGSLVVNVADTASARAVGAEGLKARTGVRGAQRLNAISDSLESVIGADLDQVRSWGPDLVSDTVTVTVQPGASAGLIERLDAVPGVSVHTGPQNTPTADVIPGQIMDLVPGTNCTLGFPGTTSDGNNVMLTAGHCVSGNPDIYDAAGNHLGQGVASEFPSTDMGLMDIDSEDTGRGYVDTRTGRTVAVTGSSKAPIGTHLCKAGNTTGWTCGEITHYNQSVRYSGESVTTRGLARSTVCTEGGDSGGAYIAGNTAQGMTSGGPIGSECGFNEGDNATGYYSYYQPVVDAANHYGVALTRS
- a CDS encoding S1C family serine protease, translating into MSRLSFAAVSLCCAAVTLVGCTGEPGENAAGDPGTQQNTAPAQGEGIGASYANVVEQVAPSVVTVRTERGVGSGVVFREDVVLTNRHVVAGRSSVRIGFADGTESAGEVLATDRITDLAVIRTERAGLPVAKFRTELPRPGDRVLALGSPLGLQNTVTAGIVSGLHREVPGASSRTHALVDLIQTDAPISPGNSGGALVDVQGRVIGINEAYLPPESGAVSIGFAIPSATAQEVAKQLLADGTAEHPYLGVSLAQLTPSIREQLGVQVEQGALVQRVEEGGPAAKAGLRTGDVIVQFGDTKVAAVEDVLGALRGTEPGQQVTLTVARGSERQQIEVTVGTRSG
- a CDS encoding HNH endonuclease signature motif containing protein, translating into MTRTFGIDTSRMSEEELLTALGDLEQQRRALYARELAVLAELDGRDTASQQGYRDLPTLTREILRLNAYDARQRVAHARAVVRRYGPGGIPLEPDLPEVGAAAAEGVIGPEHIETIRATIARFPQPVSLPDREHAEALLTKAAREYEPHTVTALGKEILARLDQDGNPPSEEELARPERSLDWRETRGGRLRGTFELDAETAAVLTGLIEPRAKPASTTDEPDRRSKFQRQGDAFADVLRVAAGCPEEGPTEAGEPFTVMVTITLDDLKHGTGYGLLHGQESYSAAQIRRMACDSYVVPAVLGGRGEILDIGQRTRTVPLAIRRALILRDRGCTFPGCRRKPKPCHAHHVTPWALGGPTALHNLTLLCWYHHNLIHHTDWSMRIRNGLPELIPPTFLDPERRPRRNLLHRQGLGLEGWRSVMLRAGPRAADTEVIGISTL
- a CDS encoding TetR/AcrR family transcriptional regulator; translation: MSSQQARPTRQRILDAAEQLMRNVGLAKVTTKEIAQAAVCSEAALYKHFVSKEELFVVVLQERLPPVGTLLAELTADPGGRSTVECLVDVAREVTEFYASTVPITASLFAEPALLRRHRDAMRALDKGPQKLLDALAGFLYAERRRGRIGPDADPDAAAAALLGACFQRAFLSHFWAVPDDSAALDAFARGVVRTVAEGIRPAL